GACCCTAAAACCCGGCTGCAGGAATTCCTTCAGTCTCGTCAGGCGGCGCTACCCCGCTACGAAGTGGTTAGCGTCAAGGGGGAAGCTCATGCGCAGATGTTCACCGTCGAGTGTTACATTGATTTGCTGAGCGAACACACAACAGGCAAAGGCCCCAGCCGTCGCCACGCAGAACAGCAAGCCGCTGAAGAAGCGCTCGCCCACCTTGAAAAACGTCCTGGAGACAATGCATGAGCCAGTCCTGTGGATTCGTTGCGATTGTCGGCCGCCCCAACGTCGGCAAATCCACTTTGATGAATCGTATTCTGGGGCAGAAGATTTCGATTACCTCCCGGCGGCCACAGACCACGCGCCACCAGGTGATGGGGATCAAGACGGAAGGCGACGCCCAGTTTATCTACGTCGATACGCCGGGCATGCACATCATGTCCAAAGACCGTAATAAAGCGATCAACCGGTTTATGAACCAGGCGGCGACCCAGGCCCTCCGTGACGTTGACTGTGTCGTGTTCATTATTGACCGCACCCGCTGGACCGATGAAGACCAGGCGGTGCTTAAGCGCCTTGAGCACGTCAACGCGCCCATCATTCTCGCGGTCAACAAGGTGGATCGCCTCAATGACAAAAGCGACCTGCTCCCTTGGCTTGCCGAGGTAGGGGCGCGCCGTGAATTTGCCGCCATTGTGCCCATTTCCGCTAAGCACGGGACCCAGGTAGATACCCTCGAAGAAGAGGTGGCCAAGCATCTTCCTGAAAGCATTCACTATTTCCCGGAAGATCAAATTACCGATCGCAGCCTGCGGTTCATGGCAGCAGAGCTGGTGCGGGAAAAAGTCATGCGCCAGTTGGGTGACGAGCTGCCCTATCAGATGACCGTGGAAATTGAAGAGTTTCGCGAAACCGAACGCGTGACCCACATCAGTGCACTGATTCTGGTGGAACGCCAGGGGCAGAAAGTCATTTTGATCGGTGAAAACGGCGAGCGCATCAAGAGCATCGGTCGTGAAGCGCGCCTGGACATGGAGCGAGCGCTGGGGACCAAAGTCATGCTTAACCTATGGGTCAAGGTAAAACGTGGCTGGTCAGACGATGAACGTGCGCTGAAGAGCCTGGGTTACGATCTCGATTGAGCATGGCAATGTCGGCGGAGCCGGCCTTTCTGTTGCATCGAAGGCCATACCGCGAAACCAGTGCGTTGGTGGATCTGTTGACACTCCACCATGGCCGCATCCGAGCGGTTGCCCAGGGCGGTCAGCGACCCACGTCAAAATCGCGTCAGCGTCTTCAGCCGTTTACGCCGCTTCTTGTGACTTGGCGAGGCGAACGTGAGCTCAAGCGGCTGCACCTGATGGAGTCACGGGGAGCGACAGCGCTGCTGGCGGGTGAGGGCCTGCTGTGCGGGCTTTACGCCAACGAGATTGCGACCCGCCTGCTGCCGCTGGAACTGCCCGCAGGCAATGCCTTCGCCTTTTACACCGCCTTGCTTGAAGCGCTGCCGATGCCTGCCGACCGAGCGTTGGCGCTGCGCCGTTATGAGTGGTCGCTGCTGGAGGTCCTGGACGCCACGCCGCGCTTTTGCACCCCCGATGGCGGCGAACTCGACCCCCAGGCACTATACCGCTTTGACGCCTCGAGCTGCGCTTTCGTGCCGGCGGCCAAAGGGCTGGACGGTCGCACCTTGCGCTATATTGACCACCATGACTGGCAGGAACCGGCATTGGCGAACGCGTTGAAAGGCATTATGCGTGCCGCCCTGGCACCGCATCTGGGGACCACTGCATTACGCTCCCGGGAATTGATGCGCGATCTCGCCCAACGCCGCCAACGTTAGGTAGTCACCCTTTATAAAACTGGAGGCCATTTATGCATCCCCCGCGGATACTGTTAGGGGTCAATATTGACCATATCGCCACGCTTCGACAGGCACGCGGCACCCGCTACCCGGATCCGGTTCAGGCAGCGCTGTTAGCGGAGGAGGCTGGCGCCGACGGCATCACCGTGCACCTGCGCGAAGACCGGCGCCATATTCAACTGCGCGACGTGAAAATGTTGGCCGAGGTGCTCAACACGCGCATGAACCTGGAGATGGCAGTAACCGAAGAGATGCTGGCGCTGGCTGAAGAGATTCGGCCGGCCCACGTGTGCCTGGTCCCCGAAAAACGCCAAGAGTTGACCACTGAAGGCGGTCTTGACGTGGTAGGGGGCTTCGACGCCGTGGCCAGTGCCTGTCAACGACTTGCGGCAGCCGGTTGTGAGGTGTCGTTATTTATTGACCCTGACGATGATCAGATCGATGCCGCCCAGCGAGCAGGCGCCCCGGTCATCGAACTGCACACCGGCGCTTATGCCGAAGCTCGCTCTGGTAGCGAAGCGGCAATGGCTGAGTACCAGCGTTTGACGGCGGCCGCGACGCAGGCAGTGTCGCTTGGGTTGGTGGTCAATGCCGGTCATGGATTGCATTACCACAATGTGGAAGCCATCGCGGCGTTGCCGGGCATTAATGAGCTGAATATCGGCCACGCGATTATCGCCCGGGCGCTTTTTGTGGGTTTGAAAGAAGCCGTTGCCGAGATGAAACGGTTGATTATCGCGGGTCAGGAGGCTGGTCTGATGGCGGCGCTGGATGCCCATGACCATGACCATGAACATGAACATGAAGATCAGCATGGTCATGTGCATGATGGCTGCTGTGGGCACTGATCCGTGATCGTCGGCATTGGCTCCGATATCGCACGTATCGAGCGCTTTGAGCGGGCTTTAAAGCGCCATGGACCGCGCTTCGCGCTGCGTATCCTGGGCCCTGAAGAGCTCGCCGTTTGGCAGCAAAAGGCGCAGCCGATCGCCTTTCTGGCCAAGCGGTTTGCGGCCAAAGAGGCCTTTGTCAAAGCGCTGGGCCTGGGTTTGCGGCGCGGGTTACAGTGGCGCGATATTCAGGTGCTCAACGATGCGTTGGGCAAACCCTACTTCAATCTCCACGGGGCTGCCGCCGAGAAAGCGTCAGCCGCCGGGGTGACCGCCTTGCACATCACGTTAAGCGATGAAGATGACTACGCCATTGCCTTTGTGGTTCTGGAAAGCTAAGTCGACCTAGCCAAGCGTGCCCCGCTGGGCAATGAGTTTTTCCATGGACCGGTAAAGATCGTTAATGAGGGTGTCCACGTGGTCCAGCCCACTGGTGCGCAGCCGGGTTTCCAGGGTCTCGACAATCAGCGCTAACTCCGGTGTTCCGCAGTAGCGGCTGGCACCGTTCAGGTCATGGACGCTGTCCAGCAGCGCTTCAATGTCGCGCTGTTGATACGCGGCGTCCATGGCTTGCCGCGTGGCGGGTAAGCTGTCGATCAAGCGCTTGATCTGGGTGCGTGCAATGTCGTCTTTGCCGCCAGCCAGGCGCGCCCCCAGCGTCAGGTCGATCACCGGTAACGTGGCAGATGTGGATGTTTCACTGGGCAGTTTTTTAGTCGCAAGGGGGGACTGAATCCGGGGTGCTGAATCCGGGGCAGCAATGCCCAGGAACCGGTTTAGCAATTGGTTCAAGTCATGCTCGTCTATCGGCTTGATAATCACGTCGTCCAGTCCTTCGGCCAGCCAGCGCTGACGCTCGCTATTCAGCGCGTGCGCGGTCACCGCAATAATCGGACAGCGGCTCCAGACACTGTTGATGCGTCGCAGTGTCTGGGTGGTTTGCACGCCATCCATCTCCGGCATGCGGATATCCATGAACACCATGTCGAAAGTCTGCTCCCGACCAATCTCGATCGCTTCATAACCACTTTCCGCCAGGGTAATGTGCCGGTCGGGTGCCTCCAATAACGCACTGAGCAGCTGCCGGTTGGAGGTGTTGTCGTCGACGATCAATAAACGATACCCCTCATCCGCGGAAGGTATTGCTGGAAGAGTGGCGCCTTGGAGGGAGCGGGTTTCGCTGACCGGCACCAATAGGTGTGTCAGTGAGACAGCCAGTTGCGAACGGGTGAATGGCTTGCAAAGCAGCTCGCCTTTGAACGGAAAATCGAGTGTTGGCAGTTCAAAGCTTGATCCGTTTACCAGCACCAGCGCGGGACACTTGGCGGCAAGGATGATTTCCTGCCACTGGCTAAGCGCCCTGGGTTGTAAATCATCTTGGTCAAGACTGATGAGCAGCAAATCGCTGGCGGCGTTGCTGGAAAGCGCAACCGGCATTGCTCCCCAGCGTTCAAGTAGGTGTTCCAGCACATGGCGTGTGGTGGTGTGGGGTTCGTGAAGGCGGACGATCGGACCGTTAAGGTGTAGCTCTGGGCTGCGTTCGTCGGCGTGGGTGGCCTGGAGAGGCAGGGTGAACGAGAACGTCGAGCCTTTGTTCAGTTCGCTCTCGACGCTGATCTCTCCCCCCATGCGGTGAATGAGCTGACGACAGATGGTCAAGCCGAGCCCGCTGCCGCCAAACTGTCGGGGATGGCTCGGCTCGGCTTGGGAAAAGGCACTGAATAACTGTTGCTGGTGCTCTTCGCTCAGGCCGATACCTGTATCGCTGACGCTGATATTCAGCACGACATGCTTACCCGCGTAGTGCTCCAGCATGACCCTGACGACCACGTCGCCCTGTTGGGTAAACTTGAGGGCATTGCTGAGCAGGTTATTGAGCACCTGGTGCAGCCTGAGCGGGTCACCGCTGAGCGGAGTGGGCACGTCGTCGTACACCATGGCCACCAGGTGGAGGTGTTTACGCTGGGCTTCTGGGGCATGCAGGCCGAGCACCTCATCAACCAGCGTCACGATGTCGATATCGGCTTCTTCCAGGGTTAGCCGGTTAGCTTCCAGCTTGGAAAAGTCGAGGACATCGTTGACCAGCATGAGCAGGTTATCGCAGGCCCTGTGCACGTGTTGCAGCCAATCGCGTTGACGGTCGTCCAGGGACGAACGGCCCAGCAGCCGACAAAACCCGATTATCCCGTTCAGCGGCGTGCGGATCTCGTGGCTCATGTTGGCGAGAAACTCAGACTTCACCGTATTGGCGCGCACCGCGCTGCGGTGGGCCAAGTCCAGCTTGATATTCTGCTCTTCGATGGTCTCCATGGATTCTTGGAGTTCGCTGGTCGCCTGTTCGATTTGCACTTGCATGTCATGTTTGGCGCTTTGAAGATGATTGGCAAGGGCATTGATCTGTTGGGCCACCCGATTCAGTTCGACGGCGTTATGTGACATCGCCGTTTGCTCATAATCACCCCGCGACAGGCGATAAAGTGCATGGCTTGCCTCTTCAATGGGCCGCGTGACATAGCGGCTGATCGCAAAGGCAATCAAGAACAGGCAAAGCCCGAGAAGCATGCCCCCCCAGGCTTAAGCTGGCAATCATCTGATAGCGAGCCAGGTTGAGCGAGTGGGTGTCTATCGTGGCCTCGAGCCAGCCCGCTCGTGCGGGAGATTCGTTGCCTGTTGTCGACGCATCCAGGGGCGTTTGCAAGCGCCATCCATCATCGGTGGTGACAACTTGTGCGGTGTCGGGAGATGACGAGAGCGGTGATGCTGAGTTGGTGCGCCCGCGTACCAGAAGGCGGTTGTTTTGATTATCGAATACGGTGACTGAGCTGACGCCTTGCTGTTCAAGGAACGTAGCAACATGGGCGTCCAGTTGCTCAATATCCGTGTCCAGCAGTGCCTCGGCCATGCTTGGGGCAATGGAGTGGCTGGCGCTTACAATGCGCTCCTCTAATAGCGCCTGGGCTTTTTGGTCGTTTTGGATGATGAGCAGTATCGCCATGCAGGCATAGACCACAAGCGGAAGGCCAAGCAGCGCAAAAAGAAGTCGCGTGTTCAAAGACATGAAAGCAGCCTGCTGATTCAAGAGGGTTACCTGTCCAGTGTACGTTAGCACCGATATAATGGTGGTAACGGTCACGATAAGGAATTGATGCGATGGATTATCCCACGTTAGAAGAGGTGGTTGGCAACACGCCGTTGGTGCGTCTGAAGCGTATCAGCGCGGGGCGCAACAATACCCTCCTGGCGAAACTGGAAGGTAACAACCCGGCGGGGTCGGTGAAAGACCGGCCGGCGCTTTCGATGCTCAGTGAGGCAGAAGCACGCGGTGATATCACCCCCGGCGACACGCTTATCGAAGCCACATCGGGCAATACCGGCATCGCCCTGGCGATGGCCGCTGCCATCAAGGGCTATCGCATGGTGCTGATAATGCCCGAGAGTGCGTCCGAGGAGCGTAAGCAGGCCATGGCAGCGTTCGGCGCGGAGCTGGTGTCGGCGAGCAAGGAAGGCGGCATGGAAGAAGCGCGGGATATTGCCGACGGCATGATCGCCCGGGGTGAGGGCAAGCCGCTCAACCAGTTTGCCAATCCGGATAACCCCCTGGCCCACTACCGGACGACAGGCCCTGAAGTGTGGCGACAAACGGGCGGCGAAGTGACCCATTTTGTCAGCTCCATGGGAACGACCGGTACCATCATGGGGGTATCGCGCTATCTGAAAGAGCAGAATCCAGCGATTCAGATTGTCGGCCTGCAGCCGGCTGATGGGGCGAGCATTCCGGGGATTCGGCGCTGGCCGCAGGAATATCTGCCGGCCATCTTTGAAGCCCCGCGAGTGGATGCCACCTTGGATATCGCCCAGCACGAAGCCGAAGAGCACATGCGACGTCTGGCGCGTGAAGAGGGCATCTTTGCGGGCGTTTCCTCGGGGGGGAGCCTGGCGGGCGCGCTGCGTATTGCCGAGCAGGTGGAAAATGCCGTCATCGTGTTTATTGTCTGCGATCGCGGAGATCGCTATCTTTCTACGGGCTTGTTTGCCCCGGAGGTATAGATGGCCATGTTGGGAAAACGGCGGCCGCCGCGCCCCGCATCGGGGCATTCCGGGCTGGCACGCCAACCCGCGGCAAAATCGTCAAATCAGGCACCGCAAGAGACGACCGCGCTGGTGGTAGAGCGCCTGGCGCATGATGGCCGCGGAGTGGCTCACAACGCCAAGGGCAAAACGGTCTTTATCGACCAGGCGCTACCCGGCGAGCACGTTGACGTTGCGGTTCACCAGACCCGCAAGCGCTACGACGAAGCGCACGTCAAAAACTTGCTGACCCCCTCGGCGCAGCGTGTTTCGCCGCCTTGCCCGCATTTCAGCCATTGTGGCGGCTGCGATTTGCAGCACATGACCGTGGCGTCGCAACGCGAGCATAAAAGGGAGGTGGTGCGCGATTTAATGGCTCGCCAGGGAATCGAGCTGGGTGAGATCGAATCGCTGCACGATGATGTCCAGGGCTACCGTCGGCGTGCGCGCCTGGGCGTCAAGGTCGATGGTGACGGACATCCCCGGTTGGGTTTTCGTGCGGCCCACTCTCACAGGCTGATCGGCATCGAGCGCTGTGTGGTGCTGGTTGATGGCTTGCAAGCGCTTATCGCTCCCTTGCGCGAACTGCTGGCAACGCTGGGTGCCCCGCGTCAGGTGGGTCACATTGAATTGCTGGCGACCGCCAGCCAGCGGGTCGTTCTGGTTCGCCAATTGAAAGCCAATACAGCGGACGCCGAGCGCTGGCAGGCGTTTGCGGAACGCCATCAAGTCGCTTTGGGCACCTGGTTAGGGCGTGAGAGCCCGACCCTGCACTGGCATGGTGCGCCGCCGGTACTGGAAGAGACCCTCGATATACCTGATGCGACGCCGTTGACGCTGCATTTTGCGCCGGGGGACTTTTTACAAGTCAACGCCGCCGTGAATCAGCAGATGGTCGATACTGCCATGCGCTGGCTGGTGCCTTCGCCAGGCCAACAGACGATGGACCTGTTTGCCGGTATCGGTAACTTCAGCCTGCCCATGGCAGCGGCCGGGGCCTGCGTACATGCGGTGGAAGGCAATCCTGCCATGGTCGAGCGGCTTTTCGATAACGCCCATCGAAATCGACTCGATGTGACGGGCCAGCAGGCCGATCTAAGCGACCCGGATACCGTCGCCTCGCTGCTCAAGGCCGATGGTCTGGAGGCGCTGGTGCTCGACCCGCCACGCAGCGGGGCCGAGGTCATTTGCCAAGCGCTGGCGCGCAATCCGGTTGCCAGGGTCATGTATATTTCCTGTGATCCCGCCACGCTTGCCCGTGATGCGGCACACCTTGTGCATGCAGGTTACCGCATCAACCACGTCGCAGTGGCCGACATGTTCATGCACACTGCACATATGGAAACGCTGATGCTGTTTGAACACACGAAGTGT
This window of the Halomonas sp. SH5A2 genome carries:
- the acpS gene encoding holo-ACP synthase codes for the protein MIVGIGSDIARIERFERALKRHGPRFALRILGPEELAVWQQKAQPIAFLAKRFAAKEAFVKALGLGLRRGLQWRDIQVLNDALGKPYFNLHGAAAEKASAAGVTALHITLSDEDDYAIAFVVLES
- the era gene encoding GTPase Era, which produces MSQSCGFVAIVGRPNVGKSTLMNRILGQKISITSRRPQTTRHQVMGIKTEGDAQFIYVDTPGMHIMSKDRNKAINRFMNQAATQALRDVDCVVFIIDRTRWTDEDQAVLKRLEHVNAPIILAVNKVDRLNDKSDLLPWLAEVGARREFAAIVPISAKHGTQVDTLEEEVAKHLPESIHYFPEDQITDRSLRFMAAELVREKVMRQLGDELPYQMTVEIEEFRETERVTHISALILVERQGQKVILIGENGERIKSIGREARLDMERALGTKVMLNLWVKVKRGWSDDERALKSLGYDLD
- a CDS encoding ATP-binding protein, coding for MLLGLCLFLIAFAISRYVTRPIEEASHALYRLSRGDYEQTAMSHNAVELNRVAQQINALANHLQSAKHDMQVQIEQATSELQESMETIEEQNIKLDLAHRSAVRANTVKSEFLANMSHEIRTPLNGIIGFCRLLGRSSLDDRQRDWLQHVHRACDNLLMLVNDVLDFSKLEANRLTLEEADIDIVTLVDEVLGLHAPEAQRKHLHLVAMVYDDVPTPLSGDPLRLHQVLNNLLSNALKFTQQGDVVVRVMLEHYAGKHVVLNISVSDTGIGLSEEHQQQLFSAFSQAEPSHPRQFGGSGLGLTICRQLIHRMGGEISVESELNKGSTFSFTLPLQATHADERSPELHLNGPIVRLHEPHTTTRHVLEHLLERWGAMPVALSSNAASDLLLISLDQDDLQPRALSQWQEIILAAKCPALVLVNGSSFELPTLDFPFKGELLCKPFTRSQLAVSLTHLLVPVSETRSLQGATLPAIPSADEGYRLLIVDDNTSNRQLLSALLEAPDRHITLAESGYEAIEIGREQTFDMVFMDIRMPEMDGVQTTQTLRRINSVWSRCPIIAVTAHALNSERQRWLAEGLDDVIIKPIDEHDLNQLLNRFLGIAAPDSAPRIQSPLATKKLPSETSTSATLPVIDLTLGARLAGGKDDIARTQIKRLIDSLPATRQAMDAAYQQRDIEALLDSVHDLNGASRYCGTPELALIVETLETRLRTSGLDHVDTLINDLYRSMEKLIAQRGTLG
- the recO gene encoding DNA repair protein RecO — its product is MSAEPAFLLHRRPYRETSALVDLLTLHHGRIRAVAQGGQRPTSKSRQRLQPFTPLLVTWRGERELKRLHLMESRGATALLAGEGLLCGLYANEIATRLLPLELPAGNAFAFYTALLEALPMPADRALALRRYEWSLLEVLDATPRFCTPDGGELDPQALYRFDASSCAFVPAAKGLDGRTLRYIDHHDWQEPALANALKGIMRAALAPHLGTTALRSRELMRDLAQRRQR
- a CDS encoding TRAM domain-containing protein, with the translated sequence MAMLGKRRPPRPASGHSGLARQPAAKSSNQAPQETTALVVERLAHDGRGVAHNAKGKTVFIDQALPGEHVDVAVHQTRKRYDEAHVKNLLTPSAQRVSPPCPHFSHCGGCDLQHMTVASQREHKREVVRDLMARQGIELGEIESLHDDVQGYRRRARLGVKVDGDGHPRLGFRAAHSHRLIGIERCVVLVDGLQALIAPLRELLATLGAPRQVGHIELLATASQRVVLVRQLKANTADAERWQAFAERHQVALGTWLGRESPTLHWHGAPPVLEETLDIPDATPLTLHFAPGDFLQVNAAVNQQMVDTAMRWLVPSPGQQTMDLFAGIGNFSLPMAAAGACVHAVEGNPAMVERLFDNAHRNRLDVTGQQADLSDPDTVASLLKADGLEALVLDPPRSGAEVICQALARNPVARVMYISCDPATLARDAAHLVHAGYRINHVAVADMFMHTAHMETLMLFEHTKCA
- the pdxJ gene encoding pyridoxine 5'-phosphate synthase, translated to MHPPRILLGVNIDHIATLRQARGTRYPDPVQAALLAEEAGADGITVHLREDRRHIQLRDVKMLAEVLNTRMNLEMAVTEEMLALAEEIRPAHVCLVPEKRQELTTEGGLDVVGGFDAVASACQRLAAAGCEVSLFIDPDDDQIDAAQRAGAPVIELHTGAYAEARSGSEAAMAEYQRLTAAATQAVSLGLVVNAGHGLHYHNVEAIAALPGINELNIGHAIIARALFVGLKEAVAEMKRLIIAGQEAGLMAALDAHDHDHEHEHEDQHGHVHDGCCGH
- the cysM gene encoding cysteine synthase CysM — translated: MDYPTLEEVVGNTPLVRLKRISAGRNNTLLAKLEGNNPAGSVKDRPALSMLSEAEARGDITPGDTLIEATSGNTGIALAMAAAIKGYRMVLIMPESASEERKQAMAAFGAELVSASKEGGMEEARDIADGMIARGEGKPLNQFANPDNPLAHYRTTGPEVWRQTGGEVTHFVSSMGTTGTIMGVSRYLKEQNPAIQIVGLQPADGASIPGIRRWPQEYLPAIFEAPRVDATLDIAQHEAEEHMRRLAREEGIFAGVSSGGSLAGALRIAEQVENAVIVFIVCDRGDRYLSTGLFAPEV